From Brevibacterium ihuae, the proteins below share one genomic window:
- a CDS encoding ATP-binding protein, which translates to MSTIDTETKRKLREMGATAMLEALEAQDETLVLGMSFDERLRLVVDEAHSAFDHAKVEGLIRRAGLRYPAADLRQLDRVEERGLDRNVIAQLGTCSFVDRQQNVVFQGFTGSGKSYLGCALAKRACQHRIRAHYIRMPDLEEAWALAKDKPLGTTKFLKKYAAFSVLVIDEWLLDHPDDSMRSMLLELLERRYDTASTVFCTQYAKKDWHQRLGSGVHADAIMDRIVHNTIWVDTGTHNMREHVTLNP; encoded by the coding sequence GTGAGCACGATCGACACCGAAACCAAGCGCAAGCTGCGCGAGATGGGCGCGACCGCCATGCTGGAAGCGCTCGAGGCCCAGGACGAGACCCTCGTCCTGGGAATGAGCTTCGACGAGCGACTCCGGCTGGTGGTCGACGAAGCGCACTCAGCGTTCGACCACGCCAAAGTCGAAGGTCTGATCCGTCGGGCCGGACTGCGGTACCCCGCAGCCGACTTGCGCCAACTCGACCGGGTCGAGGAACGTGGCCTGGACCGCAATGTCATCGCTCAGCTGGGCACCTGCTCGTTCGTTGACCGCCAGCAGAATGTCGTGTTCCAGGGGTTCACCGGGTCCGGGAAGTCGTACTTGGGATGCGCGCTGGCCAAACGCGCCTGCCAGCACCGGATTCGGGCTCACTACATCCGGATGCCCGACCTTGAGGAGGCCTGGGCGCTGGCCAAGGACAAACCGTTGGGCACGACGAAGTTCCTGAAGAAGTACGCTGCGTTCAGCGTGCTCGTGATTGATGAGTGGCTGCTCGATCATCCCGATGACTCGATGCGCAGCATGCTCCTGGAACTCCTCGAGCGCCGGTACGACACCGCGTCGACGGTGTTCTGCACCCAATATGCGAAGAAGGACTGGCACCAGCGACTCGGATCCGGCGTCCACGCAGATGCGATCATGGATCGGATCGTGCACAACACGATCTGGGTCGACACCGGCACGCACAACATGCGGGAACACGTCACACTGAACCCATAA
- a CDS encoding YhgE/Pip domain-containing protein, which translates to MFSLPWLELSRFKRHTITRLAMIVIIVIPSIYGGLYLASNWDPAGHLDKLQAAIVNEDTGAEKPESDGEKLDAGQELVDELTPKGEGGFDWQETSQKEADEGLAKGKYFAVLEIPSDFSEMLVSTGGDHPEQAGLRLRTDDAHNFIVGQMAGTILSEIKDGLSKTTTAEYVNQVYLGFNDIHSETEKAADGAAELHDGADQLHDGTSELVGGTTKLDKGIGTLQTGLNDLDKGAGELKKGSGDLADGADTLAKSTTEAKNGSKKLADGAGQVADGTSELRDTADEATRKAEDVKRKADDVVDGARPELERAEGDFDDARTTVRGDMDDRIKQLQEDYPDDPNVKKLAEEADGLGEDLDSAHQRASDAKDKAKNLEDKLTDAVDGVMDEIRTADKKIGQLDDGAQKVATGADDLHSGLIKLDEGAGKLAKGVGDLHDGAVQLKDGTAKAKDGAGDLKDGSEQLVDGSTELDKGAGKLVDGSGELADGLQKGLEQIPTYDKKDRENRSNVVAVPVDADKVKDNAVDAYGEGLSAFFVSLALWIGGMITYMVINAIPYRALFSSATSSRIAWAGYVPGLLFGIAQVAVLYAILAFTLDFSAGAWLWTLLFSMLAAACFHSVHQLCVAALGGVGRLIALVLLMLQIASAGGTYPVETAPKIFQIISPFLPMTHAVKGLRTLVAGGDMFIAAQAAVVLLLMTAIPLVATTVVCSRKRMVTLTQLHPSLQL; encoded by the coding sequence ATGTTCTCCCTGCCCTGGTTAGAACTCTCACGATTCAAACGCCACACGATCACGCGCTTGGCGATGATCGTCATCATCGTCATCCCGTCGATCTACGGTGGGCTCTACCTGGCCTCGAATTGGGACCCGGCCGGGCACCTCGACAAGCTGCAGGCAGCGATCGTCAACGAGGATACCGGCGCCGAGAAGCCCGAGTCGGACGGAGAGAAGCTCGACGCCGGTCAGGAACTCGTTGACGAGCTCACGCCGAAGGGCGAAGGCGGATTCGACTGGCAGGAGACCAGCCAGAAAGAAGCCGACGAGGGGCTGGCTAAAGGGAAGTACTTCGCGGTCCTCGAGATCCCCTCGGACTTCTCCGAGATGCTCGTGTCGACCGGCGGTGACCATCCGGAGCAGGCAGGGCTGCGGCTGCGCACCGACGACGCCCACAACTTCATCGTCGGGCAGATGGCCGGGACCATCCTCTCCGAGATCAAGGACGGACTGAGTAAGACGACGACCGCCGAGTACGTCAACCAGGTGTATCTCGGATTCAACGATATCCACTCCGAGACGGAGAAGGCTGCAGACGGTGCGGCCGAACTGCACGACGGAGCAGACCAACTCCACGACGGTACCAGCGAACTCGTCGGTGGGACGACGAAGCTCGACAAGGGCATCGGAACCCTGCAGACCGGGCTCAACGACCTCGATAAGGGCGCAGGTGAACTGAAGAAAGGCAGCGGCGACCTTGCCGACGGTGCCGACACCCTGGCGAAATCCACCACAGAGGCGAAGAACGGTTCGAAGAAACTCGCCGACGGCGCAGGACAGGTCGCCGACGGCACCTCGGAGCTGCGTGATACCGCCGACGAGGCCACGAGGAAGGCCGAGGACGTCAAACGAAAGGCCGATGACGTCGTCGATGGGGCCCGCCCCGAGCTCGAGCGCGCCGAAGGGGACTTCGACGATGCTCGAACCACCGTGCGAGGGGATATGGACGACCGGATCAAGCAGCTGCAGGAGGACTATCCGGACGACCCGAACGTCAAGAAACTCGCCGAGGAGGCCGACGGCCTCGGCGAGGACCTCGATTCCGCGCACCAGCGCGCCTCCGATGCCAAGGATAAGGCCAAGAACCTCGAGGACAAGCTGACCGACGCGGTCGACGGGGTGATGGACGAGATCCGCACGGCGGATAAGAAGATCGGTCAGCTCGACGACGGAGCGCAGAAGGTCGCGACCGGTGCCGACGACCTCCACTCCGGGCTGATCAAGCTCGACGAAGGTGCGGGAAAGCTCGCCAAAGGTGTCGGGGACCTCCATGACGGTGCCGTCCAGCTCAAGGACGGCACGGCGAAGGCCAAGGACGGAGCCGGTGATCTCAAGGACGGTTCGGAACAGCTCGTTGACGGGTCGACCGAACTCGACAAGGGCGCGGGCAAACTCGTTGACGGCTCCGGCGAACTCGCCGATGGTCTGCAGAAGGGACTTGAGCAGATCCCGACCTATGACAAGAAGGACCGGGAGAACCGTTCGAATGTCGTGGCTGTTCCCGTCGATGCAGACAAAGTCAAGGACAACGCGGTCGACGCCTATGGCGAGGGACTGTCCGCGTTCTTCGTCTCCTTGGCCCTGTGGATCGGCGGAATGATCACCTATATGGTCATCAACGCCATTCCATATCGGGCGCTGTTCTCATCGGCGACTTCGTCGCGCATCGCCTGGGCCGGCTACGTTCCCGGGCTGCTCTTCGGTATCGCTCAAGTCGCAGTTCTCTATGCGATCCTCGCATTCACCTTGGACTTCTCGGCCGGAGCGTGGCTGTGGACGCTGCTGTTCTCGATGCTCGCGGCGGCGTGTTTCCACTCCGTGCACCAGTTGTGTGTCGCGGCCTTGGGCGGTGTCGGCAGACTGATCGCCCTGGTCCTGCTGATGCTGCAGATCGCTTCGGCAGGCGGAACCTATCCGGTGGAGACGGCACCGAAGATCTTCCAGATCATCTCGCCGTTCCTGCCGATGACGCACGCGGTCAAGGGCCTGCGGACCCTGGTCGCCGGCGGCGACATGTTCATCGCCGCGCAGGCGGCAGTGGTGCTGCTGCTGATGACTGCAATCCCCCTGGTCGCCACAACCGTGGTCTGCAGTCGCAAGCGTATGGTCACTCTCACTCAGCTCCACCCGAGCCTGCAGCTGTAG
- a CDS encoding IS110 family transposase, which translates to MDDVEQFRSGHIVIGIDTHKHIHVAAVMDSVGGILATLTIATDTAGFKQLLEWAAGFGKIIAFGIEGTGSYGAALTSFVRRHGHKVIEVSRPDRRLRRLNGKSDTLDAENAARAVLAGFATAIPKTADGVVEMIRQLKVAHDTAVKDRTGAMVTLKAMLVHSSEDLRRETAKKTQKMVARHCAALRPRGLETPEDANRYALRSIAKRWIALSEETKELEAQIEQLVLQRAPHLLDEFGIGVDTAAEILIVAGDNPERIRSEAAFAKLAGISPVPTGSGMTSGKHRINHGGHRQLNAAIYRTVIVRMRFHEPTIAYVARRTAEGKSKRDIIRCLKRYVIREVYHLVKTDPRTGEIMS; encoded by the coding sequence ATGGACGATGTTGAGCAGTTCAGATCAGGGCACATCGTAATCGGCATCGACACTCACAAACACATCCACGTCGCAGCAGTCATGGACTCTGTCGGCGGGATCCTCGCGACTCTCACGATCGCGACCGACACCGCCGGGTTCAAACAACTCCTTGAGTGGGCTGCGGGATTCGGGAAGATCATCGCGTTCGGCATCGAGGGCACCGGCTCCTACGGGGCCGCGCTCACGTCTTTCGTCCGCCGTCACGGGCACAAGGTCATCGAGGTCTCCCGTCCTGATCGGCGGCTGCGGAGACTGAACGGGAAGTCCGACACCCTCGACGCAGAGAACGCTGCCAGGGCAGTGCTCGCCGGGTTCGCGACCGCGATCCCCAAAACCGCGGACGGCGTCGTTGAGATGATTCGACAGCTGAAAGTCGCGCACGATACCGCGGTGAAGGACCGCACCGGCGCGATGGTTACCCTCAAAGCGATGCTCGTCCACTCTTCTGAGGACCTTCGCCGGGAGACGGCGAAGAAAACGCAGAAGATGGTCGCGAGGCACTGCGCCGCGCTCCGTCCGCGGGGTTTGGAGACGCCAGAAGATGCGAACCGTTACGCGCTCAGATCGATCGCGAAGCGCTGGATCGCACTAAGCGAAGAAACCAAGGAACTCGAAGCACAGATCGAGCAGCTCGTGCTCCAACGCGCGCCGCACCTGCTTGACGAATTCGGGATTGGCGTCGATACCGCCGCGGAGATCCTCATCGTCGCCGGTGACAATCCCGAACGAATCCGAAGCGAGGCCGCGTTCGCGAAGCTCGCCGGAATCAGCCCTGTTCCGACCGGTTCAGGAATGACCAGTGGGAAGCATCGCATCAACCATGGCGGACATCGGCAACTCAACGCGGCGATCTACCGGACCGTGATTGTCAGGATGAGATTCCACGAGCCCACGATCGCCTACGTCGCCCGTCGCACCGCCGAGGGCAAGAGCAAACGCGACATCATCCGCTGTCTGAAACGCTACGTGATCCGCGAGGTCTACCACCTCGTCAAGACCGACCCGCGAACCGGCGAAATCATGAGTTGA